CTTCAGGGGCGCCCTGGACGTCCGGGCAACCGCCATCAACGATGAGATGAAAATCGCCGCGGTCATGGCTCTGGCGGCGCTTGCGCGCGAAGACGTGCCCGACAGCGTGGTGCGCGCCTACGGGGGGCGGCCGATCCGGTTCGGGCCGGAGTACATTATTCCCAAGCCCCTGGACTCCCGGGTCCTGCTGCGGGTGGTGCCGGCCGTGGCCGCCGCGGCGGTGAAATCCGGCGTGGCCCGCCTGCCCCTGCCCGGGCAGAGCGCTTACGTGAACCGCCTGGAGACCCTGCTGGGGCCCGAGCGCGAGATCCTGCGCAAGATCATCACCCGTGCCCAGCAGGCCCCCCGGCGGATCGTGCTGCCCGAGGGCAACCACCCGGTCATTCTGCGGGCCGCGCACCATGCCGCCAGGGAAAATATCGCTCGCCCGGTCCTGTTGGGCAACGAAGCCGAAATCAGAAACCTGGCCGACGAACTGCAGCTCTCCCTGGAGGGCATCGAAATCCTGGACAACCTCAAAAGCCCGCTCTACAATTCCTTCGTGGCCAAACTCTTTGCCGCCCGCGGCCGCAAGGGGTGGTCGCTGGCCCACACCCAGCGGCGGATGCGCAGCCGTTACGTCTTCGGGGCCATGTTGGTGCTGGAAGGGCTGGTGGACGGGCAGGTGCACGGGATTGTGCGTTCCTACCCTGAGGCGATCCGGCCGGTGCTGCAGGTGATCCCCCGGCGGGCGGGGGCGGCCAAGGTGTCGGGGGTGTACCTGATGATCACCCGCGACCGGACCCTGCTGTTTGCCGATACCACCGTCAACATCCACCCCGACGCCGCCGATCTGGCCGAAATTGCCCTCATGACGGCCGAGATGGCGGAATTTTTCGACCTTCGGCCGCGGGTTGCGATGCTTTCCTTCTCCAATTTCGGCAGCGTGCGGCATCCGGACGCCCTGCGGGTGG
This window of the Desulfobacteraceae bacterium genome carries:
- a CDS encoding phosphotransacetylase translates to MNRLETLLGPEREILRKIITRAQQAPRRIVLPEGNHPVILRAAHHAARENIARPVLLGNEAEIRNLADELQLSLEGIEILDNLKSPLYNSFVAKLFAARGRKGWSLAHTQRRMRSRYVFGAMLVLEGLVDGQVHGIVRSYPEAIRPVLQVIPRRAGAAKVSGVYLMITRDRTLLFADTTVNIHPDAADLAEIALMTAEMAEFFDLRPRVAMLSFSNFGSVRHPDALRVAAAVDLARRRRPDLIIDGEMQADTAVVGEILNREFPFNRLAEAANVLIFPDLAAGNTAYKLLERLGGAKAVGPLLMGISKPFNVLQRGADMENVVNVMAITAAQAQDLAAARGTAVVG